The Solea senegalensis isolate Sse05_10M linkage group LG4, IFAPA_SoseM_1, whole genome shotgun sequence genome includes a region encoding these proteins:
- the LOC122768352 gene encoding uncharacterized protein LOC122768352, giving the protein MGSGNSHVDVSAVSLQWYQASLQHPCLLPDVGVDESLLKFSGINSNTELQAYSSELADKVPDYIEKFVSNFGTFSPIPNAVGLGALMISMILEIVMKSTTTQTNENSYSMLQRVFGEEKASSVRDTMTVCVDRHRTYMNNEQRLAEELRILERTLSGHLATLKNSLLYDGQMSSRGFKIWVNGAYFQVQMLIHETRLSKKPKKAKAEDVKSISALIEVLT; this is encoded by the coding sequence ATGGGCTCTGGAAACTCACACGTGGACGTCTCAGCGGTTTCTCTTCAGTGGTATCAAGCGTCTTTACAGCACCCATGTCTCTTACCAGATGTGGGCGTCGATGAGTCCTTGCTGAAATTTTCTGGCATTAACTCCAACACTGAGCTTCAGGCCTACTCCAGTGAGCTGGCCGACAAAGTCCCAGACTACATTGAGAAATTCGTATCTAACTTTGGGACGTTCAGTCCAATTCCAAACGCTGTTGGACTTGGAGCTTTAATGATTTCCATGATCTTGGAGATCGTCATGAAGAGCACGACCACGCAAACAAACGAGAACTCATACAGCATGCTCCAACGTGTCTTTGGTGAAGAGAAAGCTTCATCTGTCCGTGACACAATGACAGTTTGCGTGGACCGTCATCGCACATACATGAACAACGAGCAGCGCTTGGCAGAGGAACTACGGATATTAGAAAGGACGCTGAGCGGCCACCTTGCCACCCTCAAGAACTCCCTGCTGTATGATGGACAGATGAGTTCACGTGGCTTCAAAATCTGGGTGAACGGCGCCTACTTCCAAGTCCAGATGTTGATCCACGAGACTCGACTGAGTAAAAAGCCGAAAAAAGCAAAGGCAGAGGATGTGAAATCAATCAGTGCTCTC